From Elaeis guineensis isolate ETL-2024a chromosome 16, EG11, whole genome shotgun sequence, a single genomic window includes:
- the LOC105059535 gene encoding LOW QUALITY PROTEIN: protein PAF1 homolog (The sequence of the model RefSeq protein was modified relative to this genomic sequence to represent the inferred CDS: inserted 1 base in 1 codon) gives MASFRPFPPPPPPQSSFPPPPPSQAPAQNQNLLPPPVPMQPPIGHRQPYPRQRSFLPAATAGAAAPPPNYGRIPPNHSFSATFNPQRNQQQAPPPRQPYQPQQQQQQYPYGPPFPPAPPLPSSSYPPPPPPQPQPSMYYPSSQYTSQYNPPAQPPPLPPPPPSSPPPDPSLPPPPPPPVXPPSVPPPPPPPSSHSTQSMPAKEAPHPGRQPKPSIPLKQQKPPLGSSVAALPAGRDAAQPGAPNGSSGRVETEEERRERERKRKEYEKQKMDNKRQHMLKHSQATVLQKTQMLASGNARPHGSMAGSRIAERRTTLFLGGERIENRLKKPTTFLCKMKFRNELPDPTGQPKLLAVNTDKDRYTKYTITSLEKMHKPRLYVEQDLGIPLDLLDISVYNPPGVRPPLASEDQELLRDDGVATPIKQEGIKKKDRPTDKGVSWLVKTQYISPLSTDSTKLSLTEKQAKEMRENREGRNAFLENLNNREKQIQAIEESFKAAQLSPIHQTNPKLQAVEILPLLPDFDRYDDRFVMLTFDGDPTADAEQYNKLDRSICDEHESQAIVKSFVVNGSDPTRPEKFLAYMVPAPDELSKDMYDENEEISYSWVREYHWDVRGDDAHDPATYVVTFDNKTARYLPLPTRLVLQKKRAKEGRFGDEIEHFPVPSRVTVRRRSAVAIGELKESGEISVKKDQIDIMSSKRGRFSRDDDFERQHQLAQMDDVDQFSGEEDMSD, from the exons ATGGCGTCCTTCCGGCCGTTCCCCCCTCCTCCTCCCCCCCAGTCCTCCTTTCCTCCGCCGCCGCCCTCGCAGGCGCCCGCGCAGAACCAGAATCTCCTCCCTCCTCCCGTTCCCATGCAGCCTCCGATCGGCCACCGCCAGCCCTACCCCCGGCAACGCAGCTTCCTCCCCGCCGCCACCGCCGGCGCTGCTGCCCCTCCGCCCAATTACGGCCGGATCCCCCCCAACCACAGCTTCTCCGCCACCTTCAATCCCCAGAGAAATCAGCAGCAGGCTCCGCCTCCTCGGCAGCCTTATCAgccgcagcagcagcagcagcagtaccCCTACGGCCCCCCCTTTCCTCCGGCGCCGCCGCTGCCATCCTCCTCGTACCCTCCGCCGCCGCCTCCTCAGCCGCAGCCCTCTATGTATTACCCTTCCTCTCAGTACACTTCTCAGTATAATCCTCCAGCCCAGCCGCCCCCTCTTCCCCCTCCGCCGCCATCCTCTCCTCCCCCGGATCCTTCCCTCCCTCCCCCGCCACCTCCCCCCG CCCCTCCATCCGTCCcaccccctccccctcctccttcctctcacTCGACCCAATCCATGCCCGCTAAAGAGGCCCCTCATCCCGGGCGTCAGCCGAAGCCCTCCATCCCACTCAAACAGCAGAAGCCCCCTTTGGGGTCCTCGGTGGCAGCACTTCCAGCAGGGAGGGATGCGGCCCAGCCGGGGGCCCCAAATGGGTCCTCTGGCAGGGTGGAGACGGAGGAggaaaggagggagagggagaggaagaggaaggagtatGAGAAGCAGAAGATGGATAACAAGCGGCAGCATATGCTGAAGCACTCACAGGCCACCGTGCTGCAGAAGACGCAAATGCTGGCATCGGGCAATGCAAGGCCGCATGGCTCGATGGCAGGGTCGCGCATTGCAGAGCGCCGGACAACCCTGTTCTTGGGTGGGGAGAGGATTGAAAATCGGCTGAAGAAGCCGACTACATTCCTCTGCAAGATGAA GTTTAGGAATGAGTTGCCAGATCCAACTGGACAACCGAAGTTATTAGCTGTGAATACTGATAAAGACAG ATATACCAAATATACGATCACATCATTAGAAAAAATGCACAAGCCCAGACTCTATGTTGAGCAAGATCTTGGGATACCTCTTGACCTACTTGATATTAGTGTATACAA TCCTCCCGGTGTACGCCCTCCCCTTGCATCAGAAGATCAAGAGTTATTGCGTGATGATGGGGTAGCAACACCTATCAAACAAGAAGGTATAAAGAAGAAAGACCGGCCTACAGATAAAGGTGTTTCGTGGTTGGTCAAGACTCAATACATTTCTCCACTGAGCACAGATTCGACTAAACTT TCTTTAACTGAAAAGCAAGCCAAGGAAATGCGGGAAAACAGAGAAGGAAGGAATGCTTTCTTGGAGAATCTTAACAACAG GGAAAAGCAAATACAGGCCATTGAAGAATCTTTCAAGGCAGCCCAGTTATCTCCTATCCATCAAACTAATCCTAAATTACAGGCTGTGGAGATTCTGCCTTTGTTACCTGATTTTGATCG GTATGACGATCGGTTTGTTATGCTAACCTTTGATGGAGATCCAACAGCTGATGCAGAGCAATACAACAAGTTAGACAGATCTATTTGTGATGAGCATGAATCACAG GCTATAGTGAAGAGTTTTGTAGTAAATGGTTCAGATCCTACAAGACCAGAGAAGTTTTTGGCATACATGGTTCCTGCACCTGATGAG CTGTCAAAGGATATGTACGATGAAAATGAAGAAATATCATACTCCTGGGTTAGAGAGTATCATTGGGAT GTAAGGGGTGATGATGCTCATGACCCGGCAACTTACGTCGTTACTTTTGACAACAAAACTGCACGATATTTG CCTCTACCCACAAGGCTTGTTTTACAAAAGAAGAGGGCAAAAGAAGGAAGGTTTGGAGATGAGATTGAGCATTTCCCTGTGCCCTCAAGGGTGACTGTGAGGAGGAGATCAGCTGTTGCTATTGGAGAATTGAAGGAATCTGGAGAAATATCTGTGAAAAAA GATCAGATAGATATTATGAGTTCAAAGCGAGGAAGGTTTTCAAGGGATGATGACTTTGAAAGACAGCATCAACTTGCACAAATGGATGATGTGGATCAGTTCAGCGGGGAGGAAGACATGTCTGATTAG
- the LOC105059536 gene encoding brassinosteroid-responsive RING protein 1, which yields MGFPMGYSELPKLFLQLLYLLGHLRHLISWAFNSLGLDGLDSEAQRPETTHHHLQSNSVAAELIQKILPVQRFDDLLLNQGGSRRLPESCAVCLCEFEGDAEVRRLSNCRHVFHRCCLDRWAEHDQCTCPLCRAPLVAEEFLDEFGN from the coding sequence ATGGGATTCCCCATGGGCTACTCTGAGCTCCCAAAGCTCTTCCTCCAACTGCTCTACCTCCTGGGCCACCTGAGGCACCTCATCTCCTGGGCCTTCAACTCCCTCGGCCTCGACGGCCTCGACTCCGAAGCCCAACGGCCAGAAACCACCCACCACCACCTACAGTCCAATTCAGTGGCGGCGGAGCTGATCCAAAAGATCCTGCCGGTGCAACGGTTCGATGACTTGCTTCTAAATCAAGGTGGCAGCCGGCGATTGCCGGAGAGTTGCGCGGTATGCCTCTGTGAGTTCGAGGGGGATGCGGAGGTGCGGCGGCTGAGCAACTGCCGGCACGTCTTCCACCGGTGCTGCCTAGACCGCTGGGCGGAGCACGACCAGTGCACCTGCCCCCTTTGCCGGGCTCCGCTTGTCGCCGAGGAGTTTCTGGATGAATTCGGCAATTGA